A window of the Chitinispirillum alkaliphilum genome harbors these coding sequences:
- a CDS encoding Zinc ABC transporter, ATP-binding protein ZnuC — protein MSHLINVRDASFGYSSSGKLKRVVQGVNVTLSGGECVVLSGQNGCGKSTIIKGILGIAELIEGRVQLSIKREKIGYVPQESHLDHDTPATAIDIVRTASPFAWKKSKKEAANTLKLLGLSDKADCKYSNLSGGQRRRVLIARALMGSPEVLLLDEPTVYADRLAADMVETILLDLLKNKKIGIIAVTHTQSWERFAKVYDVAGGVLV, from the coding sequence GTGAGTCATTTAATTAATGTCAGAGATGCATCTTTTGGATACTCTTCATCGGGTAAGTTAAAGAGAGTGGTGCAGGGGGTGAATGTAACGCTTTCAGGGGGAGAGTGTGTGGTGCTGTCGGGGCAAAACGGATGTGGTAAAAGCACCATTATAAAAGGTATCCTTGGTATAGCAGAACTGATTGAAGGCAGGGTGCAGCTCAGTATTAAGCGGGAAAAAATAGGCTATGTCCCCCAGGAATCTCATCTCGATCACGACACTCCTGCCACAGCCATTGATATCGTCAGAACTGCTTCTCCGTTTGCATGGAAAAAATCCAAAAAAGAAGCTGCCAACACATTAAAACTGCTGGGGCTTTCTGATAAGGCTGATTGTAAATACAGCAATCTCTCAGGAGGACAGAGAAGAAGAGTTTTGATTGCAAGAGCTCTTATGGGTTCACCGGAAGTTTTACTACTGGACGAACCTACCGTTTATGCTGATCGCTTGGCTGCAGATATGGTTGAAACTATTCTTTTGGATCTGTTAAAAAATAAAAAGATTGGAATTATCGCTGTCACCCACACCCAGAGCTGGGAACGATTTGCCAAAGTATATGATGTAGCGGGCGGGGTGCTCGTATGA
- a CDS encoding Zinc ABC transporter, periplasmic-binding protein ZnuA — MRNMLFILCLANILFAQVNVVTSIPDLADITRNIGGEAVSVQSLARGTEDVHVVRARSSFIPAINRAHLVISLGLGAEDRWFVNIVNASRNNGVKRGAPGWVEAHEGMDILEKPDPDQLTHAGNHIHGNPHVNSGPQSGRIMARNIYDALCRVDPQNTDYYTANYKRYIALLVQMETELLEKGRELEGVAVITYHADMSYFFDYYGMELIGTIEIIPGVAPNSRHLAYITQRGIDENAQLVLFHQAQNPRLPENIAQRLGVPAVRFANMVKSREEVQTFIELQHYNLDIILKALRRAEGQ; from the coding sequence ATGAGAAATATGCTCTTTATACTTTGTCTGGCAAACATCCTTTTTGCGCAGGTCAATGTAGTAACTTCAATACCTGACCTGGCCGACATAACCCGCAATATTGGAGGTGAGGCGGTTTCGGTGCAGTCTCTTGCACGTGGAACCGAAGATGTTCATGTGGTCAGAGCCCGTTCCTCCTTTATCCCCGCCATTAACAGGGCGCACCTGGTGATTTCGCTTGGACTTGGGGCTGAGGATCGCTGGTTTGTCAATATTGTAAATGCTTCCCGCAATAACGGGGTGAAAAGAGGAGCACCAGGGTGGGTCGAGGCACATGAAGGGATGGATATATTGGAAAAGCCCGATCCCGATCAGCTGACTCACGCCGGAAATCACATACATGGAAACCCCCACGTAAACAGTGGTCCTCAGAGCGGCAGAATAATGGCCCGGAACATATATGATGCACTCTGCAGAGTTGACCCACAAAATACCGATTACTACACAGCTAATTATAAAAGGTATATTGCCCTTCTCGTGCAGATGGAAACCGAACTGCTCGAGAAGGGCCGTGAACTCGAGGGTGTTGCTGTGATTACCTATCATGCCGATATGTCCTATTTTTTTGATTATTATGGAATGGAGCTGATTGGCACGATTGAGATAATCCCCGGGGTAGCACCTAATTCCCGCCATCTTGCCTATATCACTCAGAGAGGTATAGATGAGAATGCGCAATTGGTGCTCTTCCATCAGGCACAAAACCCGCGGCTTCCGGAGAATATCGCACAAAGATTGGGTGTGCCTGCAGTCCGTTTTGCCAATATGGTCAAATCAAGAGAGGAAGTTCAAACATTTATTGAACTGCAGCATTATAATCTCGACATTATTCTCAAAGCATTAAGGAGAGCTGAAGGTCAGTGA